CGCGCCGCACGTCAAAACGATCCTGAAGGGATATGCGGCGCGAGACGCGCGCATCAAGGTGATATTCCGCGAAACCAACGGCCATATTTCGGAAGCTTCGAATTCCGCACTCGCGCTGGCCACGGGCGAATGGGTTGCACTGCTCGATCACGATGACGAGTTGCCGGTGCATGCGCTCTACATGGTGGCCAAGGCGATCAATGAGCGTCCGGACGCTCGGCTCATCTATTCCGATGAAGACAAGATCGATGAGTACGGGCGGCGATTCGACCCCTATTTCAAGCCTGACTGGAACCCGGATCTGTTCCTCGGCCAGAACATGGTCTCGCATTTCGGTGCGTATCACACTGACCTGGTGCGTGATGTCGGAGGCTTCCGCAAAGGCTATGAGGGTAGCCAAGACTATGATCTGGCCCTGCGTTGCATTGAAAGGTTGCGCCCCGAGCAGATCGTGCATATCCCGCACGTGCTCTATCACTGGCGTGCCATTGAAGGATCCACGGCGCTGGCGAAGGGTGAGAAAAATTACGCAGCCATCGCTGGCGGCCGTGCGCTGGAGGATCATTTTGCGCGTACGGGTGTGTCAGGCGTGATCGTTCATGCCGCCGAGCACGGGTATCGCGCACAACGCCCGGTTGACAACCGATGCCAGCCCAAGGTCAGCCTGATTGTGCCGACTCGGGATCGCGTGGATCTGCTGCGCATGTGTGTCGACAGCATTCTCGAAAAGACCGAATACGACAACTACGAAATTGTGGTCGTGGATAACCAGTCTATTGAGCCGATGACGCATACCTATTTCGATTCATTGAAAGGGCACCCCAAAGTTCGCGTCTTCGGATACGACGCGCCTTTCAATTATTCCGAGATGAACAATGTTGCTGTTGCATCCACCAATGGCGATATCGTCGGCTTGATCAACAACGACATCGAAGTCATCAATGGCGACTGGCTCTGCGAGATGGTCAGCCATGCGGTGCGCCCGGAAATTGGAGCCGTTGGAGCCATGCTCTATTACCCCAACGGCACTATCCAGCATGCCGGCGTCATGCTGGGGGTCGGCGGTGTAGCCAATCACGCCTACATTGGCATGTTGAAAGGTTACGGCGGGCAGATGTCACGCGCATTGCTGGTGCAGAACCTCTCTGCCGTGACCGCGGCATGCCTCTTGATACGACGCGAGACATTTGACGCAGTGGGCGGACTCGATCCGCGCCTGCAAGTGGCATTCAATGACGTGGATTTCTGCCTGCGCGTGCGTGAAAAAGGTTTTCGCAACCTGTGGACACCGCATGCGGAGCTTTATCACCATGAATCCGCAAGTCGTGGCTATGAGGACACGCCGGCCAAGCATGAGCGCTTCACGCGCGAAGTGGCGGTCATGACGGAACGGTGGGGAGATCAGCTGCTGAAGGATCCTGCATACAACCCGAACCTGACGTTTGGGACCACCGATTTCGCATTGGCCATAGATCCACGTTCGGCGCGGCTGATCGACATCATTGCGGGGAATGCATCCGTCCTGGCGACTTGAAACGGTTCCGCATGCCTGGTTTCAAGCACGTCTGGGATCGAACGGTGCCTGCCGTTGACGGCAGGCACCGTTCAAAGCGAGGTCTCAATTGCCAATGATCAACTGGTGCTGCATGTCGCAGATCTCGTTGCCGTCTTGCCCCTTGATCAAGGCCAGGACTTTGTAGGTGCCAGCAGGGGTGTTACCAAGGTTGACGCTGAGATTGAAGCCTGACTGGCTTGCTGCATCATGGCCCAGGGCCTTGGCCACATCCGGGCGCGGACTGTCAGTAGAGCCATCAAAAGCATAAGCATCTGTCCCCTGCAGAATCAGGGCGAACTGAGAGGGCGATCCCATTGCGCTGCCAACCACCCAGCCGCTGGCAGTGAACTTCTGGCTGGCTTTCATCGGGCTCGGGTTGGTTTGGGCCAGATTTCCTGCACCGTCGATGGCGTCAAGCGAGCAGTGCCCTCCTTGCTTTGCTGCCTCAAGAACAGTTGCAGGAAGCGTGTTCGCAGTAACTGACTTTACGATGGTAGGCGGAGCGGAGGGCTGAGTGACAGGAGTTGGTGCGGTAGTCGTAGCCGGTTGCGCGGCGTCATCTGAATGGCTACCGCAAGCAGAAAGCGCAAGGATCGTGGCGGCAAGGGCAGCCGAGCGGTATGCAGAACGTATGAACATAGAAATTCTCCGGGTAGTTGGTAGTGCTATGGCATGCATAGTCTAGTCTAACCAATACGCACTCGTTACGCTGCATTGGGTTTTGTGAGATCGATTTATGACAAACTTTGAAGTTTTTTGGCGCCTACACCACAGAGACGAAGAAGTTACAATTCATGATGATGAAACCATATAACTTAATTAATGTGATGTCTCATCAGCTTCTACTTCCATCTGATTCGATATCCTCTGCTATTGCAATATACACAATGGAAATTGTTTCATGAATCCAGTGTTGTTTTCCGGTCGTGACCGGTCGCGGTCGCGGCTAATCAGCAGGCGCTGGTTTCGCACCTTGGTGGCGGTTTTGTTCGCCCTCGCGATGCTGCAATTGTTCGGATGGACCACTCCTGTTGTTCAAGTGGTGGTGGAGATGCAGTCACGGGCGGGCGCTGACGGCGAAATTTTTTATGCAAGGGCCGGTCAGGAATATCAGCCCGATCGGCGCGTGGAATTCGCCATCAATCCAGATGGCGAATGGCATACATATCACGTCAAAATTCCCGAAACTCGTGGTCTGAGCAGGGTTCGAGTCGATCCAGGGAGTACTTCGGGCATCGTCGGAATACGTCGTGTCGCAGTCGAGGTATCGGGCCCGGACCGCTCGGTTAATCTCTCAGGAGGTCGACTCTCCACTGCGATGGAGTTGACGAACGATCTGCGCGCAGAGGTGGGTGATCTGGCTGATCTCCGTTTCATGGCGCAAGCCCCGGATCCGTACGTGAGTTTCAGGCTTCCTGCCGGGACGGGTGTCCTCTCACACGGCGGACAATTCGTAAATTGGCTGGTTACGGCGATAGCTGCGGCACTTCTCTGGCTGTTGCTGGCTGAACTCGCATGGCCTTTGTTCATGCGACGTGTCGCCCCCCATCTGAGTCTCCCGCGGGCGTTTCACAGGTTGGCTGCGTATTCGAGTGATCCCGGTACATTGATCGTGGCGCCACGAGCGTTGGCGCTTGCCATCGGGGTGCTATGTGCCAGTGTGCTTTACATCGTACTAAACCTGCATCAGTCATCGATTGGTGTATGGGAGGAGCTCTTTCCTGCGAAACCGGCTAATCAACTGGTCGACTTGGGGACGCCGAAACACATCCGTTCGGATGAATGGAATACCCAGACACCCTGGGTGCTGAACGAAGTCTTGCGTGGCAAGAGGACTCATAACCTGAGCATTGGGGGTGAGAAGGCCCCGTTGCTCGCGGCGGTGCCTGTCTTGGACTTCTCGGCGATCGCGCAGGCGCAGTTCTACGGGTTTTACCTTTTTGATCCCGCAACCGGGTTTTCATGGTGGTGGGCCTACAAAACCTTCGGCTTGGCTCTGTCGTTTTTCTGGTTGTTTCTGCTCCTGACGCGCGGCAACATTGCCGCCGCCGCGCTGGGCACTATGTGGGTCTATGGTTCGTCTTTTACCCAGTGGTGGCTGTCGAGCAACTTGCCCGAATTGCTGATCGCATTTGCGCTCGCCACCATCGGCAGTATGTATTTGTTGTTCGCACGTCGCCGGATCATGATTGGCGCTGGCGCTGCACTGGTGGCGTACTCCGTCCTGAATCTGCTGCTGCAT
This genomic stretch from Rhodanobacter thiooxydans harbors:
- a CDS encoding DUF7657 domain-containing protein; the encoded protein is MNPVLFSGRDRSRSRLISRRWFRTLVAVLFALAMLQLFGWTTPVVQVVVEMQSRAGADGEIFYARAGQEYQPDRRVEFAINPDGEWHTYHVKIPETRGLSRVRVDPGSTSGIVGIRRVAVEVSGPDRSVNLSGGRLSTAMELTNDLRAEVGDLADLRFMAQAPDPYVSFRLPAGTGVLSHGGQFVNWLVTAIAAALLWLLLAELAWPLFMRRVAPHLSLPRAFHRLAAYSSDPGTLIVAPRALALAIGVLCASVLYIVLNLHQSSIGVWEELFPAKPANQLVDLGTPKHIRSDEWNTQTPWVLNEVLRGKRTHNLSIGGEKAPLLAAVPVLDFSAIAQAQFYGFYLFDPATGFSWWWAYKTFGLALSFFWLFLLLTRGNIAAAALGTMWVYGSSFTQWWLSSNLPELLIAFALATIGSMYLLFARRRIMIGAGAALVAYSVLNLLLHLYPPFIVPLAYLGAAILAGLMLEPGRLAQIRERLGWRASCLIAAVLVVSLIGGNYLREAMPTMVAMADTIYPGHRVSGGGDFPLTRLLYGFFEVFRVGEKNVPLPPANASEASSFIILVPLLLLSLPFVAFVKRKNALLTALVLYCLVVGLWISVPLPRVVETAMQVIGWSWSPPLRSVLGLGMGSIVATTVLFSRVHDGTIELHPAAARGMVPILVLSCLLLFGWVLHGMDPVFFTPALVLMASAVVAVMTAGIVFGRTVLFAAGLVVAVAPALMVNPLVSGLSAIEDKPVLLAAKHQGGAVNDRWAVVGAFVFSQGLKAQGLEVITGSQMIPDRKLSHLLDPQEKYKNIWNRYAHVVLRSNPEKISPEYELGTPDLYVIELNVCGGAMRQLGVTNIAYTDPVPASDLKCLIPLDAPADSGVRLFRLSSQSAAATP
- a CDS encoding glycosyltransferase family 2 protein codes for the protein MKLFQGKAGVTNGAFALQARAVHQLSALDGVPSAWKATGNDPYFHLLSSTGQSVELSGGWYLFKILVKERSGSLDTPRLYVDYYGVGFSEAFTFALAPMRTSRGFVGLVRFEQAVTGLRFDPSVAPCEFSLESVSLHRLSKWAAAWFMYRAIVQREHHPIELLRQGWAEHRRHGARKFGDWLYSRYTPRTMSGLLDYPAWIERHDTVSRSDIRAMRRQSKARGRRLTISVIMPVYNPPEVWLRRCLDSVLQQAYPHWELCVADDASTAPHVKTILKGYAARDARIKVIFRETNGHISEASNSALALATGEWVALLDHDDELPVHALYMVAKAINERPDARLIYSDEDKIDEYGRRFDPYFKPDWNPDLFLGQNMVSHFGAYHTDLVRDVGGFRKGYEGSQDYDLALRCIERLRPEQIVHIPHVLYHWRAIEGSTALAKGEKNYAAIAGGRALEDHFARTGVSGVIVHAAEHGYRAQRPVDNRCQPKVSLIVPTRDRVDLLRMCVDSILEKTEYDNYEIVVVDNQSIEPMTHTYFDSLKGHPKVRVFGYDAPFNYSEMNNVAVASTNGDIVGLINNDIEVINGDWLCEMVSHAVRPEIGAVGAMLYYPNGTIQHAGVMLGVGGVANHAYIGMLKGYGGQMSRALLVQNLSAVTAACLLIRRETFDAVGGLDPRLQVAFNDVDFCLRVREKGFRNLWTPHAELYHHESASRGYEDTPAKHERFTREVAVMTERWGDQLLKDPAYNPNLTFGTTDFALAIDPRSARLIDIIAGNASVLAT